From Ruminococcaceae bacterium KH2T8, one genomic window encodes:
- a CDS encoding ATP-binding cassette, subfamily B, protein MSANRRGNAGLGMGKESYQQGFGGLGRTVKMFFGFFPKLAPVAFACIIVSSAIGAIPSIFTQKIIKIIEKWVESGDYDAAKPELFKYLSVLAGLYLLAFLLNILRTQIMAYMTQSFLHKLRNKMFSGMQKLPIKYFDTHKHGDIMSHYTNDIDTLRQLISMAFPTLIECAITVTVVFFIMLYFSFWMTLVLIAGVALMFFVTKVVGGGSAKYFIRQQKAVATTEGFVQEMMNGQKVIKVFNHEQEGIADFNKLNDALYEDSSKAHAYANILGPIIQNIGNILYVVLALAGGIFLLTGVKNVSISGMAFGISILVPFLNMAKQFTGNINQLTMQINAIVMAGAGAQRVFALIDEQPEADDGYVELVNAKIGKDGEIEETSERTGKWAWKHFHKADGTTTFTELKGDVRMVDVDFAYEEGKDVLHDITLFAEPGQKVAFVGATGAGKTTITNLINRFYDIADGKIRYDGINVNKIKKADLRRSLGLVLQETNLFTGTVMDNIRYGKLDATDEECKNAAKLAGADDFITRLPDGYDTMLTNNGANLSQGQRQLISIARAAVADPPVMILDEATSSIDTRTESIVQKGMDKLMEGRTVFVIAHRLSTVMNSDVIMVLDHGKIIERGDHNKLIADKGTYYQLYTGAFELE, encoded by the coding sequence ATGAGTGCTAACAGAAGAGGGAATGCAGGCCTCGGAATGGGCAAAGAGAGTTACCAGCAGGGATTCGGCGGCCTCGGCAGGACTGTAAAGATGTTCTTCGGATTCTTCCCGAAGCTCGCCCCCGTTGCATTTGCATGTATCATCGTATCTTCCGCTATCGGAGCCATTCCTTCGATCTTTACGCAGAAGATAATCAAGATAATCGAGAAGTGGGTAGAGTCAGGCGATTATGATGCCGCGAAGCCCGAGCTCTTTAAGTATCTCTCGGTACTTGCGGGACTTTATCTGCTCGCGTTCCTTCTTAATATCTTGAGAACGCAGATCATGGCATACATGACACAAAGCTTCCTTCATAAGCTGCGTAACAAGATGTTCTCCGGAATGCAGAAGCTTCCTATCAAGTATTTCGATACTCATAAGCACGGTGACATCATGTCCCACTATACGAACGATATCGATACCTTAAGACAGCTCATCTCCATGGCGTTCCCAACGCTCATCGAGTGTGCCATTACGGTAACGGTAGTATTCTTCATAATGCTCTACTTCAGCTTCTGGATGACTCTCGTCCTGATCGCAGGCGTAGCCCTTATGTTCTTCGTAACTAAGGTCGTAGGTGGCGGTTCGGCGAAATATTTCATCCGCCAGCAGAAGGCTGTTGCTACTACCGAGGGATTCGTTCAGGAGATGATGAACGGCCAGAAGGTCATCAAGGTATTTAACCATGAGCAGGAAGGCATCGCAGACTTTAATAAGCTCAACGATGCTCTCTACGAGGATTCCAGCAAGGCTCACGCTTATGCTAATATCCTTGGCCCCATCATCCAGAATATCGGTAATATCCTTTATGTAGTACTTGCTCTTGCAGGCGGTATCTTCCTCCTTACTGGAGTAAAGAACGTATCTATATCCGGAATGGCTTTCGGAATAAGTATCCTTGTTCCTTTCCTTAATATGGCAAAGCAGTTCACGGGTAACATCAACCAGCTTACTATGCAGATCAATGCCATCGTAATGGCGGGAGCAGGTGCGCAGAGAGTATTCGCTCTTATCGACGAGCAGCCCGAGGCTGATGACGGATATGTTGAACTCGTTAACGCTAAGATCGGTAAGGACGGCGAGATCGAGGAGACATCCGAGAGAACGGGTAAGTGGGCATGGAAACATTTCCACAAGGCTGACGGAACGACTACATTTACAGAGCTCAAGGGCGACGTTCGTATGGTAGACGTAGACTTTGCATATGAAGAGGGTAAGGATGTCCTTCATGACATTACGCTCTTTGCAGAGCCCGGTCAGAAGGTTGCTTTCGTAGGTGCTACAGGTGCAGGTAAGACGACAATCACGAACCTTATAAACCGCTTCTACGATATCGCTGACGGTAAGATCAGATATGACGGCATCAACGTCAATAAGATCAAGAAGGCTGACCTTCGTCGCTCGCTGGGACTTGTACTTCAGGAGACGAATCTCTTCACCGGTACCGTTATGGATAACATCAGATACGGTAAACTCGACGCAACGGATGAGGAGTGTAAGAATGCTGCTAAGCTCGCAGGCGCAGATGACTTCATAACACGTCTGCCCGACGGCTATGACACGATGCTCACCAATAACGGTGCGAACCTCTCACAGGGTCAAAGACAGCTCATCTCCATCGCACGTGCCGCCGTTGCAGATCCGCCGGTAATGATCCTCGATGAGGCTACATCCTCCATCGATACGAGAACTGAGTCCATCGTCCAGAAGGGTATGGATAAGCTCATGGAAGGCAGAACGGTATTCGTTATCGCGCACCGCCTGTCGACAGTCATGAACTCCGATGTCATCATGGTACTTGACCACGGTAAGATCATCGAGAGAGGTGATCACAACAAGCTCATCGCAGACAAGGGCACATACTATCAGCTCTACACAGGTGCATTCGAGCTCGAGTGA
- a CDS encoding six-cysteine peptide SCIFF, producing MTRIITVNTRDLNESVKEGGCGECQTSCQSACKTSCGVANQACEKVEK from the coding sequence ATGACAAGAATCATTACAGTCAATACACGTGACCTGAACGAGTCTGTTAAGGAAGGCGGCTGCGGCGAGTGCCAGACATCCTGCCAGTCTGCTTGCAAGACTTCCTGCGGCGTAGCTAACCAGGCTTGTGAGAAGGTAGAGAAGTAA
- a CDS encoding Arginine/lysine/ornithine decarboxylase, whose amino-acid sequence MTDDLNKRLHDLRISNVLPMHMPGHKRNPLVMPYGIPMGSDITEIDGFDNLHSPEGVIRSIEQRAAALWGSRDAFISVNGATALIQSAILSSTKRGDKILVASNCHISVWHAIELGGLIPVTVSPERSDDLPFMLGMPAKAFAKALDEHKDIKAAVITTPTYEGVISDTEKLYEIASEHKCLLIVDESHGAHLGIKGQSLFPAGASGDIVIKSVHKTLSAPTQTAVMLVNGDHVNTRLIRHYLSVNESTSPSYILMAGLENALKTADTDTLYKNVDKGRQALANLKKLKLFDGDGLDKSKFVIMTRGYMTGDQLAELLREQFLIEIEAAFPTYIIAMTGTGDTAATVARFTDAILAIDASLPEEAQEISVSVTPEITYSTKMSIEKAIKSSCGKIAIDEAAGGVSAEYLFAYPPGIPLLIPGQEITEDIVKILTGLIKNGSSLKTDPYRTWDGMLLKVDTDA is encoded by the coding sequence ATGACAGACGACCTTAACAAAAGACTTCACGACCTTCGTATAAGTAATGTACTTCCCATGCACATGCCGGGTCATAAGCGCAATCCGCTCGTTATGCCCTACGGTATCCCCATGGGATCTGACATCACCGAGATCGACGGATTCGATAATCTTCACAGCCCCGAGGGTGTGATCAGATCGATCGAGCAAAGAGCAGCCGCGCTCTGGGGCAGCAGAGATGCCTTTATCTCGGTCAACGGAGCGACGGCACTTATTCAAAGTGCCATACTCTCAAGTACAAAAAGAGGCGACAAGATCCTCGTAGCTTCCAACTGCCATATCAGCGTATGGCACGCGATCGAGCTCGGAGGACTTATTCCCGTTACGGTCTCTCCCGAAAGATCCGACGACCTGCCTTTCATGCTCGGAATGCCTGCGAAGGCTTTCGCGAAAGCGCTCGATGAGCATAAGGATATAAAGGCAGCGGTGATCACCACGCCCACATACGAAGGCGTGATCTCTGATACCGAGAAGCTCTATGAGATCGCATCGGAGCATAAGTGTCTTCTGATCGTCGACGAGTCTCACGGAGCTCATCTGGGCATCAAGGGTCAGTCGCTCTTCCCTGCAGGCGCATCAGGCGATATCGTCATAAAGAGCGTTCATAAGACGCTGAGCGCGCCTACTCAGACTGCAGTGATGCTCGTAAACGGCGATCACGTCAACACACGTCTTATAAGGCATTATCTGAGCGTCAACGAATCGACGAGCCCCTCCTACATCCTTATGGCGGGACTTGAAAATGCGTTAAAGACCGCGGATACGGATACGCTCTATAAGAATGTGGACAAGGGTCGTCAGGCTCTCGCTAATCTCAAGAAACTGAAGCTCTTTGACGGCGACGGTCTTGATAAGTCCAAGTTCGTGATAATGACGCGCGGCTATATGACCGGTGATCAGCTCGCGGAGCTTTTGAGAGAGCAGTTTCTTATCGAGATCGAAGCGGCCTTCCCTACTTATATCATCGCAATGACGGGCACCGGAGACACGGCCGCTACCGTCGCAAGATTCACGGATGCGATACTCGCTATAGATGCTTCGCTTCCCGAGGAGGCTCAGGAAATTTCCGTATCAGTTACCCCCGAGATAACTTATTCGACTAAGATGAGCATCGAGAAAGCCATTAAGAGCAGCTGCGGCAAAATTGCTATCGATGAAGCGGCGGGCGGTGTAAGCGCCGAATACCTCTTTGCCTACCCGCCCGGGATCCCGCTCCTTATTCCGGGGCAGGAGATCACGGAAGATATAGTAAAGATCCTGACGGGTCTTATAAAGAACGGTTCATCACTTAAGACCGATCCTTACAGGACATGGGACGGCATGCTACTAAAGGTTGACACCGACGCTTGA
- a CDS encoding Septum formation initiator, translating into MKRKKHSDSPASLITTVVFIAFIVVGVLCYTRWVDIQERKARLVEENRQLIAQRDALEDRNNALLAQGARGNDDAYVERVAREQLDMVYPGEIVFKVTGE; encoded by the coding sequence GTGAAGAGGAAAAAGCATTCAGACAGCCCCGCGTCACTTATCACGACGGTAGTCTTTATCGCCTTCATCGTTGTCGGCGTGCTCTGCTATACAAGATGGGTAGATATCCAGGAGCGTAAGGCTCGCCTCGTTGAGGAGAATCGTCAGCTCATCGCTCAAAGGGATGCTCTCGAGGATAGAAATAATGCTCTCCTTGCTCAGGGTGCTAGAGGAAATGACGACGCTTATGTTGAGAGAGTCGCCAGAGAGCAGCTTGATATGGTATATCCAGGAGAGATCGTATTTAAGGTCACGGGCGAGTGA
- a CDS encoding Ribosomal 50S subunit-recycling heat shock protein, contains S4 domain — protein MRLDKFLKVSRIIKRRTVANDVCSLGRVTVNGKEAKPSVRLKVDDVVTIQFGNGNVSFRVLKIADTVRKDDAQSMYEILEDA, from the coding sequence ATGAGATTAGATAAGTTCTTAAAAGTATCAAGGATAATAAAGCGCAGGACGGTCGCCAATGACGTCTGTTCATTAGGACGAGTAACCGTCAACGGCAAGGAGGCAAAACCTTCCGTCAGGCTCAAGGTAGACGACGTCGTTACGATCCAGTTCGGTAACGGTAATGTCAGCTTCAGGGTCCTGAAGATAGCCGATACGGTCAGAAAAGACGACGCGCAGTCAATGTATGAGATACTCGAGGATGCCTGA
- a CDS encoding DNA replication and repair protein RecR: MARYSPSVQNLISKLGSLPGIGGKSAQRLAFHILSMPSSEANELADAIKEAHRLTVRCSVCQNFTDADPCPICSDPKRDRSTVCVVESPRDVSTFERMHEYKGLYHVLHGVFDPVSGKSMNDITLSQLFDRLTKSPEIKEIIMATNQTAEGNATALYVSRLLSSSGIKVSRLASGLPMGSDIEFTDDLTLASALKGRVDISS; this comes from the coding sequence ATGGCACGATACTCACCTTCTGTACAGAATCTGATATCAAAGCTCGGATCACTTCCGGGCATAGGCGGAAAGTCAGCCCAGAGGCTGGCTTTCCATATTCTGTCTATGCCTTCTTCCGAGGCGAATGAACTCGCCGATGCCATCAAGGAAGCGCACAGACTGACGGTCAGATGCTCCGTGTGCCAGAACTTCACGGATGCTGACCCCTGCCCTATCTGCTCCGATCCCAAGCGAGACCGCTCGACCGTATGCGTCGTCGAATCTCCGAGGGATGTATCTACTTTCGAGAGGATGCATGAATATAAGGGCCTTTATCACGTGCTCCACGGCGTATTCGATCCCGTTTCGGGAAAGAGCATGAATGACATAACGCTTTCGCAGCTCTTTGACAGGCTTACAAAGTCACCCGAGATCAAGGAGATCATCATGGCCACCAACCAGACAGCGGAAGGAAATGCCACCGCTCTTTATGTCTCGAGGCTCCTGTCGAGCTCGGGCATCAAGGTATCGAGGCTCGCTTCCGGTCTTCCCATGGGCTCCGACATCGAGTTCACGGACGACCTGACGCTCGCGAGCGCACTGAAAGGAAGAGTGGACATCAGCTCATGA
- a CDS encoding DNA polymerase III, subunit gamma and tau, with protein MEHVALYRQFRPMDFDEIVEQKAAVAALRQSVISKRIGHAYLFCGQRGTGKTSIARVFSRAINCESPVNGNPCNKCPTCKGILDGSLMDVIEIDAASNRSIDNIRKICEEVTYSPSKAPYKVYIIDEVHMITTDAFNALLKTLEEPPKHAVFLFATTEPHSIPATILSRCQRFDFRRISQDSISGRLRYICDKENIKAEADALTLIASLSDGAMRDAISMLDQAASSASGNTITAEAVENMTGSVNKTVLAEMAQILIDGRFDDLLVKCREVADSGRDLTQFTLDLAGYFRDLLVVRMMPDPTSLVPASPTTLKKMYEIASSTNSNTLIAFISGLSKTVSELKWSPSVRTSFEVTLLRMCGRKIKADEVPLVIPDFAKKQKEAAERISAGIPAPTAEPVTETKPEAEEPAAEAKTEPEEKSEAPVKEEKDEKPAHASPFKKAHEVSEEKASKPAKEPEKTPEKAEEKPEEKKEETSSDSSESAASDPLSSIRARLDSMKNGNLPPIARPKEDTEDKKSELPPIARLAEDKKDETPATESSEEAQEETETSEEAPAPAPEPAEPQDPEDIPMDNQMDIFSIPSPSSTPDPFGHKEPKEEKKGGVFANISDSFFDDVRPQAEPEREPEPEISEEAEDNDIYAPTGRAGETKKTKLTAMLETTPIAEAKTEPMDGADTDAIWNTIITRASGNDFILYQLLSQASFRTNDNLAFIVFADSDSSTIETIKKEPKFKRISSDIRKVLPGIEKVFLSTERQYRNAIRSVNEANTPDEEAPASKAEDFINRTAQAGINTEIHFGDD; from the coding sequence ATGGAACACGTAGCTCTTTACAGACAATTCAGACCGATGGATTTCGACGAGATAGTCGAGCAGAAAGCCGCGGTCGCCGCACTCAGACAGTCCGTCATCTCAAAGAGGATAGGCCACGCTTATCTCTTCTGCGGTCAGAGAGGTACCGGTAAGACCTCCATCGCGAGAGTCTTCTCCAGAGCTATAAACTGCGAATCCCCCGTTAACGGCAATCCGTGTAATAAGTGCCCGACATGTAAGGGCATCCTCGACGGCAGTCTCATGGATGTCATCGAGATCGACGCCGCTTCCAACAGAAGTATCGATAATATAAGGAAGATCTGCGAGGAAGTTACATACTCTCCTTCAAAGGCTCCTTATAAGGTATATATAATAGACGAGGTTCACATGATCACAACGGATGCGTTCAATGCGCTCCTCAAGACCTTGGAAGAACCTCCCAAGCACGCGGTATTCCTCTTCGCGACGACAGAGCCGCATTCGATCCCCGCTACTATCCTTTCAAGATGTCAGAGATTTGACTTCAGAAGGATCTCGCAGGATTCGATCTCCGGAAGACTCCGCTATATCTGTGACAAGGAAAACATAAAGGCCGAGGCTGATGCCCTGACTCTCATCGCGTCATTATCGGACGGTGCCATGAGAGATGCTATCTCAATGCTCGATCAGGCTGCATCCTCCGCTTCAGGCAATACGATCACGGCAGAGGCAGTCGAGAACATGACGGGCTCCGTCAACAAGACGGTACTCGCCGAGATGGCTCAGATTCTTATAGACGGCAGGTTCGATGACCTCCTCGTAAAGTGCAGAGAAGTAGCCGACAGCGGCCGTGACCTCACTCAGTTTACCCTGGATCTTGCAGGATATTTCAGGGATCTCCTGGTCGTCCGCATGATGCCCGATCCCACGTCCCTCGTACCCGCGTCTCCGACGACGCTCAAGAAGATGTACGAGATCGCATCGAGCACCAACTCCAATACATTGATCGCATTTATCTCGGGACTTTCAAAGACTGTCTCCGAGCTCAAGTGGTCGCCTTCCGTCAGGACTTCTTTCGAAGTTACTCTCCTTCGTATGTGCGGCCGAAAGATAAAGGCTGACGAGGTCCCTCTCGTTATCCCCGACTTTGCCAAGAAACAGAAGGAAGCTGCCGAAAGGATCTCGGCAGGTATTCCCGCTCCCACGGCTGAGCCCGTGACCGAGACAAAGCCCGAGGCCGAAGAGCCCGCTGCCGAAGCAAAGACAGAGCCTGAAGAGAAGTCCGAAGCTCCCGTAAAGGAAGAAAAGGACGAAAAGCCCGCTCACGCTTCGCCATTCAAGAAAGCACATGAAGTTTCAGAAGAGAAGGCTTCCAAGCCTGCAAAGGAACCTGAGAAGACTCCCGAAAAGGCAGAAGAGAAACCCGAGGAGAAAAAGGAAGAGACTTCTTCCGACAGTTCCGAATCCGCGGCTTCCGATCCGCTCTCATCTATCAGGGCAAGGCTCGATTCCATGAAGAACGGCAATCTTCCCCCGATCGCAAGACCCAAGGAAGATACTGAAGATAAAAAGAGCGAGCTGCCACCTATCGCAAGGCTCGCTGAAGATAAAAAGGATGAGACTCCTGCCACGGAAAGCAGCGAAGAGGCTCAGGAGGAGACAGAGACTTCAGAAGAAGCACCCGCTCCCGCCCCTGAACCTGCAGAGCCACAGGATCCTGAGGATATCCCGATGGATAATCAGATGGATATCTTCTCCATCCCCTCACCTTCGAGCACACCCGATCCTTTCGGGCACAAGGAACCTAAGGAAGAGAAAAAAGGCGGCGTATTCGCCAACATCTCCGATTCCTTCTTTGACGACGTAAGACCTCAGGCCGAGCCGGAGCGCGAGCCCGAACCCGAGATCTCCGAAGAAGCCGAGGACAACGATATCTACGCACCTACGGGACGCGCGGGCGAGACCAAGAAGACAAAGCTCACGGCTATGCTCGAGACGACTCCGATCGCCGAAGCAAAGACCGAGCCCATGGACGGAGCAGATACGGATGCTATCTGGAATACGATAATCACGAGAGCATCGGGTAATGACTTTATCCTCTACCAGCTCCTGTCACAGGCGAGCTTCAGGACCAACGACAACCTTGCGTTCATAGTCTTCGCCGATTCGGATTCATCGACTATCGAAACGATAAAGAAGGAGCCCAAGTTCAAGAGGATCTCATCCGATATAAGGAAAGTCCTCCCCGGCATCGAGAAGGTGTTCCTGAGCACCGAAAGGCAGTATAGAAATGCCATAAGGAGCGTAAACGAAGCAAATACGCCTGACGAGGAAGCTCCCGCATCCAAGGCCGAAGACTTTATAAACAGGACGGCTCAGGCAGGCATCAACACCGAAATACATTTTGGTGACGACTGA
- a CDS encoding Beta-lactamase class A, giving the protein MKNYPNPTFLQKASSIKKKRHTRAVVTISVIAALCLIASFVMWGAHMQDIYKKQFPEMVGAATSSPTTSKKFETSETEETTTEETTTETTETQLAPVVATSETTAVPESEGDGGSETEESQNNSPSQIPAYDPIVFNTSHPIQTISHEDRDVYLDVLKQNILDYMDANEDERISFRYVNLASNESLGINDLTPIIPAGAFALPCNIVYCEDVAAGTVDPLKICPYSGEEAPGNNSWIADTYEPGKQFYLGTCAGLTVIRNDSLAFSYLLENIGGIDHVWEEVSTISSYINYTETVTYTDYTGTVVRGSSRSCVYDLTAYMEYLYYGYRNDPDTYLPLIGAMNSTMMPTPYTVAFGDDTTILHISGRNEESHSYTDVAIIDGEEPLIITISCECASYDRANTIMADLSSYLASYISLCHS; this is encoded by the coding sequence GTGAAGAATTATCCGAATCCCACATTTCTTCAGAAAGCCTCGAGCATAAAGAAGAAACGCCATACCAGAGCGGTAGTCACGATCAGCGTGATCGCCGCTTTGTGCCTTATTGCGTCTTTTGTGATGTGGGGCGCTCACATGCAGGATATCTACAAAAAGCAGTTCCCCGAGATGGTCGGCGCTGCTACATCCTCTCCTACGACCAGTAAGAAGTTCGAGACCTCCGAGACCGAAGAGACTACTACCGAAGAGACGACCACCGAGACTACCGAGACGCAGCTCGCACCCGTAGTCGCAACGTCAGAGACGACAGCCGTTCCCGAAAGCGAGGGTGATGGCGGATCAGAGACCGAAGAGAGCCAGAACAATTCACCCTCGCAGATCCCGGCTTACGATCCCATAGTATTTAACACTTCTCATCCTATCCAGACGATCTCGCATGAGGACAGGGACGTTTATCTCGATGTCTTAAAGCAGAACATCCTCGACTATATGGATGCAAACGAAGACGAGCGCATCAGTTTCAGATATGTGAACCTCGCATCGAACGAGAGCCTCGGCATCAATGACCTGACTCCCATCATCCCGGCGGGCGCCTTTGCTCTTCCCTGCAATATCGTTTACTGCGAAGACGTAGCGGCAGGCACTGTCGATCCCTTAAAGATCTGCCCTTATTCAGGCGAGGAAGCACCCGGCAACAATTCCTGGATCGCGGATACATACGAGCCCGGAAAGCAGTTCTATCTCGGAACATGCGCGGGACTTACGGTTATAAGAAATGACTCTCTTGCCTTCTCCTATCTTCTTGAGAATATCGGCGGTATCGATCACGTATGGGAAGAAGTATCGACTATAAGTTCCTATATCAATTACACTGAGACGGTCACATATACGGACTATACGGGCACTGTCGTCAGAGGTTCTTCGAGGTCATGCGTCTATGACCTCACGGCATATATGGAATATCTTTACTACGGATACCGCAATGATCCCGATACTTATCTGCCCCTGATCGGCGCCATGAACTCAACTATGATGCCTACGCCTTACACTGTAGCTTTCGGTGACGATACCACGATCCTTCATATCAGCGGACGAAATGAAGAATCCCACTCCTATACCGATGTCGCGATCATCGACGGCGAGGAGCCCCTGATCATCACCATCAGCTGCGAGTGTGCATCCTATGACCGCGCGAACACCATAATGGCCGATCTTTCAAGCTACCTCGCGTCTTATATTTCTCTTTGCCACAGCTGA